The following coding sequences lie in one Metallumcola ferriviriculae genomic window:
- a CDS encoding transporter substrate-binding domain-containing protein, translated as MINRLMQILIVLTMALTLGTISPPESMASLSELKASSPESTVKIAVHKYLPPFSYYNERGELTGYNIDLINAVEDLGGIKIELIPLEWADAIAALETGKVDAVAGMKYTQARDDLFDFSDTVFTISETIVVPSYIEGIEHLADLKGHTAAIEHSQMLEGLLSNIRRVRVNVAFNQKEALDLLLSGRADAFIGNPWTAKRLLKSYGMEGKYKLVGGPIQPADYAIAVRQGNYQLLEKLNSSLKTIRANGQFDHIYYSWFDEKLSFVTAPFTRIIQVLAVFIVISTLLGLLWNYNLRLEVAKRTKDLSQANINLKEQRALLAENDTFKEQILTSVKNGIITLDLDGTISTINPAALNILKLENKSRLYQTHYQSLNRLNCMLVPFQKQIANREEVQQAEVEMSIDKQVKNITCDILPLLDVQENIMGTLITIQDRTNERKLQQKLITQEKMRALGQLIAGIAHEIRNPLTSIKAFTELLPRKHHNPLFREEMATYLPKEVNRLNGIVEGLLDYSRPKKAEQKTFNLSQWLDSILILFTKTFADKGIRVRTEVNKDLTVFADPNQLKQVALNLIFNGIDAMEGCSKKELVINAVPNGDKIFINFTDSGHGIPSHQLDKIFDPFFTMKTTGVGLGLTVSYQLAKENHGEITVSSVSGQGTTVRLQVLCMAPDPDVRLDRRRTAGA; from the coding sequence ATGATAAACCGCCTAATGCAGATACTGATAGTACTGACCATGGCATTAACCCTAGGTACTATATCGCCGCCTGAGTCAATGGCCAGTTTATCGGAACTGAAAGCTTCTTCGCCAGAATCAACAGTAAAAATAGCTGTCCATAAATATCTCCCCCCATTTTCCTACTATAATGAAAGAGGGGAATTGACAGGTTACAATATAGACTTAATCAACGCTGTAGAGGACCTCGGCGGTATAAAAATAGAACTGATACCGCTTGAATGGGCTGATGCGATAGCTGCTTTAGAGACAGGTAAAGTAGATGCTGTAGCCGGAATGAAGTATACCCAAGCAAGAGACGACCTCTTTGATTTTTCTGATACAGTGTTTACCATATCAGAGACTATTGTTGTTCCCTCATACATCGAAGGTATTGAACATTTGGCAGATTTGAAAGGTCATACAGCGGCTATAGAACATTCGCAAATGCTGGAGGGTTTGCTGAGCAATATCCGGCGGGTAAGAGTCAATGTGGCATTCAACCAAAAAGAAGCGCTAGACTTACTCCTCAGCGGCAGGGCCGACGCATTTATTGGTAATCCTTGGACCGCTAAACGCCTGCTAAAATCTTACGGGATGGAAGGTAAATATAAATTGGTAGGTGGCCCCATTCAACCCGCTGATTATGCCATCGCCGTACGCCAGGGCAATTATCAACTGCTTGAGAAGCTCAATTCTTCATTAAAGACGATCCGGGCCAATGGCCAGTTTGATCATATTTACTACTCATGGTTTGACGAAAAACTATCTTTTGTCACTGCCCCTTTTACAAGAATCATTCAGGTGCTGGCGGTATTTATAGTAATTTCAACCCTGCTTGGCCTGCTTTGGAACTATAACTTGCGGTTAGAAGTAGCTAAACGTACCAAGGACCTTTCCCAAGCTAATATCAATCTGAAAGAGCAGCGGGCATTACTTGCAGAAAATGATACCTTTAAAGAGCAGATTTTAACCAGTGTAAAAAATGGTATTATCACCTTGGACCTTGACGGGACAATATCTACCATTAACCCGGCGGCGCTTAATATATTGAAATTAGAAAATAAGTCCCGCCTATATCAAACCCACTATCAGAGTTTAAACCGGCTGAACTGCATGTTGGTACCTTTCCAAAAACAAATTGCCAACCGGGAAGAAGTGCAGCAGGCGGAAGTAGAGATGTCTATTGATAAACAGGTAAAAAACATCACCTGTGATATTTTACCATTACTTGATGTGCAAGAAAATATTATGGGCACCCTCATCACCATCCAGGACCGTACCAACGAAAGGAAACTGCAGCAAAAGCTGATCACCCAGGAGAAAATGCGCGCCTTGGGTCAATTAATTGCCGGTATTGCTCATGAAATACGCAACCCCCTAACTTCTATAAAGGCGTTTACGGAATTGTTACCCAGAAAGCATCATAACCCTCTGTTCAGGGAAGAAATGGCGACTTATCTTCCCAAGGAAGTCAACCGACTAAACGGTATCGTTGAAGGCCTGCTGGACTACTCGCGGCCCAAAAAAGCGGAACAAAAAACTTTCAATCTCTCCCAGTGGCTGGACTCCATTCTGATTTTATTTACAAAAACCTTTGCAGATAAAGGAATAAGAGTCCGTACTGAAGTTAATAAAGATCTGACTGTTTTTGCCGATCCCAACCAACTTAAACAAGTAGCTCTCAACCTAATTTTTAACGGTATAGATGCTATGGAGGGATGCAGCAAAAAAGAACTAGTGATCAATGCCGTACCAAACGGAGATAAAATTTTTATCAATTTTACAGATTCAGGTCATGGTATACCCAGTCACCAGCTAGATAAAATATTTGACCCGTTCTTTACCATGAAAACGACGGGTGTTGGGCTGGGTTTGACAGTTAGCTACCAGTTGGCCAAAGAAAACCATGGGGAAATCACCGTATCCAGCGTGTCTGGTCAGGGAACCACGGTAAGACTGCAGGTTCTTTGTATGGCACCGGATCCGGATGTAAGGCTAGATCGAAGGAGGACTGCAGGTGCATGA
- a CDS encoding TAXI family TRAP transporter solute-binding subunit: MRKAIFWVAIILLITATFLGCSGLSLWSNAENGSGPKNTNSSTTREAVTILTGGTSGVYFPLGGALAEIYHRNLNVAVSFQSTGASAENCYKLARGKGELAFAMADTVSDAYYGQGRFEGKPLTNIRGLSAMYSNYLHLITTKDKGIASLADIRGKRVAVGAHGSGTEINAKRVLIAAGLTYDDIEEHFLSFAEAIQGLRDETIDVAVLSSGIPNIAVSKLAAEKQLVLIPVSHKIITKLQEVSPAYTDVIIPGATYPGVDTNIATVGVKNLIVTREELSEEFVYKLTKVIFENTDFLRSTHAAADNILLDTAVEGMPIPLHQGAERYYREMGVLEPQVSP; this comes from the coding sequence GTGAGAAAAGCAATATTCTGGGTTGCGATAATTTTGCTGATCACTGCCACTTTTTTAGGGTGCAGTGGCCTATCTTTATGGTCAAATGCAGAAAATGGCTCAGGGCCGAAAAACACCAACAGCAGTACTACCCGAGAAGCAGTTACTATATTGACCGGGGGTACGTCCGGAGTATACTTCCCCCTAGGCGGTGCCTTAGCGGAAATATATCACCGAAATTTGAATGTGGCAGTTTCATTTCAATCAACTGGCGCTTCGGCGGAAAACTGTTACAAATTGGCCCGCGGCAAAGGAGAATTGGCATTTGCTATGGCGGATACAGTGTCTGATGCTTATTATGGCCAAGGTAGATTTGAAGGCAAACCATTGACCAATATTAGAGGATTATCAGCCATGTATTCCAATTATCTGCATCTGATTACCACCAAAGATAAAGGAATAGCTTCGCTGGCAGATATCAGGGGAAAAAGGGTGGCGGTAGGCGCCCACGGCAGCGGTACCGAAATTAATGCAAAGCGTGTCCTGATTGCTGCTGGATTAACTTATGATGATATAGAAGAACACTTCTTATCTTTTGCCGAAGCGATTCAGGGCTTACGAGACGAGACTATTGACGTCGCTGTTTTGTCGTCCGGCATTCCAAACATTGCGGTAAGCAAATTGGCGGCAGAAAAGCAGTTGGTGCTGATACCAGTTTCCCATAAAATAATAACTAAACTTCAAGAGGTTTCCCCTGCTTACACCGACGTTATTATTCCTGGTGCTACTTATCCCGGTGTTGACACTAATATCGCTACGGTAGGTGTAAAAAACCTTATAGTTACTAGAGAAGAGCTTAGCGAGGAATTCGTATATAAACTAACGAAAGTAATTTTTGAGAATACCGATTTCTTAAGGAGTACCCATGCTGCTGCAGATAATATCCTCCTAGACACCGCTGTAGAAGGTATGCCAATTCCATTACATCAAGGGGCTGAGAGGTATTATCGGGAAATGGGAGTATTAGAGCCCCAAGTTTCGCCATGA
- a CDS encoding DUF1850 domain-containing protein, whose translation MRNKSIVVAVVMLALWFIPLVPILAIKDQDTGKILTAVFTQNNTFSLEWIHSVELEPWQETYRLADGKIKLTETRFKAFGAGSPVNEGDEIFFKDGWIVIRGINRELDFLPLTISPRSGHRLDTGRKVLLLQDVAPGDRNLIIEQVKVNLPRAVYYRIFIAGVTYWCQAPMPVSGTNK comes from the coding sequence ATGAGAAACAAATCTATCGTTGTGGCTGTTGTCATGCTGGCTTTATGGTTCATTCCATTAGTGCCCATTCTAGCAATTAAGGACCAGGATACCGGGAAAATACTAACGGCAGTTTTTACTCAAAACAATACTTTTAGTTTGGAATGGATTCATTCTGTAGAGCTTGAACCCTGGCAGGAAACTTATCGGCTGGCTGACGGAAAAATTAAGTTAACTGAAACCCGATTTAAGGCTTTCGGCGCCGGTTCGCCTGTTAACGAAGGTGACGAAATCTTCTTTAAAGACGGATGGATAGTGATAAGAGGTATTAATAGGGAACTTGATTTTCTCCCCTTAACAATTTCTCCTCGCAGCGGACACCGGCTAGATACAGGTAGAAAGGTGCTTCTATTGCAGGACGTTGCCCCAGGGGACAGGAACCTTATCATTGAGCAGGTCAAGGTGAACTTACCCCGGGCGGTTTACTACCGCATTTTCATTGCCGGTGTCACTTATTGGTGTCAGGCACCTATGCCGGTGTCAGGCACCAATAAGTGA